The region ACCGAGATGAACAAGATTATGGAATTTGGAGTAATGGCCACACCCGCGCTGGTAGTGGACGGGGTCGTCAAATCCATGGGCAAACTTTTGTCACCCGAAGATATCAAAAAACTTATACTCTGATTTTCCTAGAAATTATATCCGAACCCGAACTGATGCACTGTGCCAAGATCAGGATTGGAAAAAAGATAATCCAGTGTAAATCCATGGAGAGTTACAGACATTCCCAGGTACAGCAGCTTGTCATAGTCATTATAGCCGGCCTTGATATTTATCGGTTTTAGACCATCGTAGCTTACGCCCAGTTTAAAGAAACCCTGGTTCAGCAGTATCGGCAGCATATAGTCCCCATTTACCTGAAACTCACCCATTTGTTTGGAAAGTCCCACTCTGTAAACCGGTTTTATTTCCGTACCTGTAGCGTATATGTCCTGAGCCACCAAACCCAAATGCGTACCTTCGCCGAATACCATGTGATAAGCCAGATCAAAAGAAATAAAACTTGCCTGATCAATGGCTTTTTGTGTTATGTTTTTCACTGTCAGGCCCATGCTCTTGCTGTCATCAAGTTTGTATCCGTAACCCAGGAGCAGAGCGTCATTGCCAAAGCTGAATGTTCCCATATTCTGGCTGGTGGTAGAATATTGTATGATGTCGTCTACTCCGGCGTGTATGTAAGCTGCGCCTATCCCGCTTTTTTCATCCAGTTGTGTGCTGTATAGAAAAGAGTATTCCTTCACTTCACCGAATTTTTCTGAATAAGTCCCGTAAATCTGGGCAGGGTAGGTATCAGAAAGTTTTGCCGGGTTCCAGAATATCGCGTCTGTCCCTTCAGGTGATGCTGTATAGGCTCCTCCCATTTGCATGCCTTTCAGACCTATTCCGTTGTCCAGAAAAAATCCCGCGAAACTGCCGCTTGAACTCAGCATCAACAATACTGTTATCAATAATGTGAACTTTGGATTTTTATTAATTTTTATTTTTTCCATAATACAATTTTTCCCTTGCTTTTCACTTCATTGCCTGTGTTATCTCTCAGCGTGATAAGAAAGAAATATACATCGTTGGGCATCATAATGCCGCTTTCGTCTAGTCCGTCCCAGATGATGGAACCGGCAACACTTTTATTTGTTTCGTGCAAAGTTCTTATTTTTCTTCCGGTAATGCTGTAAATTTTTACAGTTACTTCAATACCGGTTCCTGTTGTCAGCACATAATCAATATGGCTCTTTTCTCCCGGTACGTTCGGATTAAACGGGTTTGGCCAGTTTATCAAACTCTGCAGAGTGCCTGTGGAATTTGCGTTAATGGCTTGAATTTTAAAGAAATTTGTTCCCGGATACACATAAAAGCTTGTGCTTCCGCCCATTACCGCCAGAGATTTGGCGTTTCTTACATCTATGAGTGTGTAGTTAAACGGACTATGCAGAGTATTACTGGTTTCCGCCAATTTAAGGTTTATGTTTCCTGCTGTTTGTGTGTTTATATAAAACTCCCATTCCATTTTGTCTGCGTTATAAATTATTTGATCGGTCATGAGGTTATTACCGTTTTTCACAGCGTATACTCTCATGGTATCAACCGGTGGGGCCGGATTCAAAAGCGCGTCGCTCAGGTTGGCATTGTCATCATTGGCCACAACATTCAAAATATCGGTCTCCAGGCCGTCACGGTTAAAGGCCAGATTCAAAGCCAGTTCTTTGGTTATTGCGGCCAGTCCGCCGGTTACTGTAGCTTGTGCCGCTGTATTCAGGCTGGGGAAAAGCAGGTCCACCGGCTGATAGGCCAGGACCCAATAACCCTGCCAGGGGATGAGCTTATCTACTATTTCACTGATGCCGTTATAGTCGCTGTAGAGGCTGCCCTGTATAAGGTTGGCGCTTACAGCCGACGCTATTGTATAAGTCTGGTTATTCCAGGAAATCAGTACATTTACCCAGTCTATGGATATCACCTGCGGATTGGAAATCAGGTTCCAGTCAGTGGTAAGTCTTATTGCTTTTTGTTCCACACTGTAATTCGTACTTGTCAGGTCCACTGTAATATCACTGGATATTATTGCCCAGTATGCCATACCCGGCAGTAATGTGTTTACCGATACCGGTATATACTGACCGCCTGTTGCGTTGTTTGCCCAGTTAAAGCAGTCAATATTCACAGTGATTGTCCCTACTGGCAGGCTTATCAGCGTATAATTTGCTGTTGCTGCAAACACGTGATTAAAGTTCAGGTCCAGGAACAGATAATTAATATTTGTCGCTGAGGGCGGAACAGGCACAGAACCGTTAATTGTTATAGCCTTCTGGTTCATTGTCAGCAGATTGTCAGCAAAGAAAACAGCCCAGTTATTGGTCGCCACTGCCAGAGTATATGATCCGTCAGTCCCGGTCATTGCCAGTGCCAGATCAGCATCCATGTCCAAAATCGGAGCAGCATGCCAGGCGTTGATTGCGTCTGTTAAACCGGTCGGGTAAGCAAAAACATTCTTACTCGGCAGGGCCAGCAAAGGATGATATTTTACAGATCCGCTGATGGTATAAAGAGTGTTGTTAAAGGTTATACTGGTTTGCACCGCGCGGTCTCTGGTAATTGTGAAAAACTTTTCTTTTATAAGCACATTATCCGTGGTAACCAGATCAGAAACCAGCATTTCCAGGCCGAAACTGCTGTTCATGGAAGCCAGTATCTGCACCAGACCGTTAGTGTTGGAAAAGTAATCATTAGCGCTGATAAAATTTCCGCTGTTCGAGTACGTTTTCAGTGTAACTTTTAATGCATTCATGGTTGTTCCGTTTTCCAGAAAACCGTAGAGGTTCAGGTTCATAATATTCAAGCTGGGAAGCGTATCAATAATATAATCGGGCAATTTGATGCCCGGTGGCAGTACAATCAATGGCGCGATCGTGGTTAATGAAGAAACAGTATTGGTTCCGTAATATATGCTCCAGTTCCCGGTTATCAGGTCCAGACTAAACTGTCCGTTAACATCAGTATTCTGCATACTGAAATCAAAAATTCCCAGGTCGTTTAAATTAACAGGAGTATTGCGCCAGCTGGTGATTAAAGAATAGTCCGCAGGATTATAAGCGGATACCGGATAACCCGGATAACTGTTTCCCAGGTCGCTGATAATTCTTCCGGTCACTGTTGCCGCAGCCGGATTTAAAACAATATTCTGGCTCACATTTCTGTCGCGGGTAACTGCGATTAACGAGTATTTGCCTGCATATCCGGCTTCCAGATATTTAATTTCCAGAGAATATGTACCGGTTTGACTTACATTAAAAGTTATAACGCCGGAAGCGTCCGCTATCATTTGCTGTTCGGATAAAAGTGAAAGCCCCTGATATAGGTCAACCAGCAGTGTTGTTCCGCTCAAAGGCACTGCTGAGGGGTCTTTGATTTGCGCATTGTATACAAAGGTATTCAGCAACGGATGAAAATCCACTATAAAATCTGATAAAGAAGTAATTCCGGGAATAATAACCGGGGTGTTCAGCGTTGTTAAAACCGCGTTTACAGATGCGCTGTAGAAAAGTGTCCAGTTGTTGGTTATAAGTCCGAGATTATATATCCCGTTAATATCTGTTGTGCATGAAGCCACATCATATATGCCCAGATCGGTTAATTTGTTGGTCAAATTATGCCAGTCGATTATGGTCCCGGCATTATTCACCTGGTAGCCTGTTAGCAGATAGTTATCCAGTGGTATTCCGAAATCGCTTATTAATCTGCCGTTAACCGTGGCTAGGACAGGTTTTAATATTATATCCTGTGCCAGATTCCTGTCCGCGGCCACAGAAAATCCGCGTATATTGCCCACGTAACCGTTATTTAAGGCCTTTATTTCAATTGAAAATTTTGAGCTTTGAGCCTGGGCCAGATAAAAAGTTCCCAAAGTATCTGTTGTTACCGTTTGCTGTCCCATAAACAAATTACCTCCTGTTGTTTCCAGATAGGTGTTTGCCTGTATCACAGCATTTGTCAGCGGCAGTCCGCTTATGTCCTTCACAGAACCTCTTTGTACAAAAACATTCAGGGTGGGGTGGAGGTCCAGATTTACTTTTCCCAATCCTGTAGCGCCGGGAAGGATCAGATTGTTGTTGATGGTTAGGATACCGCTGTTCATCAGCGCTGAATAAAATACACTCCAGTTATTTGTATTCAGATACAAAGTATAGTCGCCATTTTGATTGGTAGTGGCTATTCCGATGTCATAAACCGGAGAATCGCCTGTAATGTTAATATTTGCTTTCCAGTTTGTTATATTCTGATAATCATTCCCGCCGAACGCGTTCACAAACACACCTGTAACAGGAAGATCAAAATCATCGGACAGATTGCCGGTTACAATAAAAGCGGCATCCTGCATGTTTATAGTTGTAACTATTGTTCTGCTCCGGGTTACGCCATAAGCGCTGTATTTACTCAGATAATTATCTTTTTGCACTCGGACTTCCATAAAATATGTGCCGAAAAGCTCAACATTATTACTTATATATCCATTTATGTCCGTAATACCTGAATTTTTTTGAAAAACCTGATTTACTCCGCCCACAGCATGGAAGAATTCGAAATATACCTGGGCTCCGGCAATTGGCATACCGGTTTTGTCCGCTACTTTCAGGTTATAAACAAAGCTGTTCAGAAAAAGATAGTTTACATTTCCTGTAGACGGCGGCACCACAACGAAAGGATTAATAGTTAATGCCGATTCATCCATAGTTGTCAGATTGTTCGCGAAGTATATAGCCCAGTTTCCAGTTGGTACAAGCAGGTTATAGAGACCATTCTGATCCGTGAGTCCGTAAGCAAAGTCAGCATTCAGATCAGCCGGCTGATTTACATGCCAGGATCTTATGTCAGGAGCGTAAAATGCAAGATAAGCAAAAACATTTTGTGAAGGCATGCCCTGCAGCAGATTGTACATTATGTTGCCGCTGATAGTTAATGACCCCTTGATAAGAGTTTGCGATCCCCTTACCACACGGCTGGAAGTTACTGTATAAAATGATATTTTTCCCAATAGCTGGTCAGCGGTAACCGTGTCAAAGGTTTTCAGTTCCACACCGAATGGCGTATTGGATGTAACTATTAGTTGCAGCAAACCATTTGTGCTGGAAACCAGATCGATTCTGTTTACAAAATTTCCGCTAACATCATATATCGTGGCAATTGCGTTTAAGGAGTTCAAAGTTGCGCCGTTTTCTTTATAGCTTTGTACAGCCAGATTGAATTGAAAAAGCCCAGGGTAGGTATCCACAAATGATTGCGGCAGGTTCATATTGCCATTCATATTTAAATCGGCTGAGATTACCATTGGTGTGGAATTCTGCGTAACACTGTAATAAATATACCAGGCAGGCTGTGGATATGCCAAATCCTTCAGGTTGGTAATCGGCAGATAGAAGTAACCGTTCGCGTCTGTGGTTACGGTTGCAAAATCATAAAAAAGCAGATCAGCCTGTTTATTTACTGAAGTCTGCCAGTCAAAATGAGTGGCTGCGTTATAAGTTGCTACCGCGTAAACGTAGTAGTTAGCCAGAGGTTCGTTTATATAATTTAGTATTTGGCCGGTAACCGTATTGCTCTTGGGGTCCAGATAATAATTGTATTGAGCACCGCTGTTTGCCGGATAGCGATTGGATGTCACTATAAAAGCTCCCAGTTTGTCCACGCAGGTTGGAAAGCTTTGTTTTATTTCCACATAATAATTCCCGGTTAAATACGTACTCAGGTCAGCGCCGGTAACCCCTACACTTACTATAATTTCTTGCAGCTGCTGGTTGCCGGAAATTGAATAAAAATCAGCTTGCACCTGGGCGCTCGGTAGATAGGTCAGCAGTCCGTTTCCGGGATATCTGGTATACAGAGGTGTGTTGTAGCGAAAGCCGTTAAGTCCGGGTTGAATATCTATATATGTGTCCACGAAAGGATAACCTGCAAGAAAAACCGGGGTAATATAAGCGTTTGTGCTGATTACTGTTATAGTTCCGCTATTTGCGGATGGAGATGTGTACAAATACCAGTTATTAACAGATACCGAACTGCTGTATAAACCATAGATACTGGTCTGGGCCATTATAAAATCTCCTTCTGCCAGATCAGTTGTTTTATTGGGTAAAGCATGCCAGATATTGGAGTTGTTATTATCATTTACCGGTATGGCAAATATATAATAATTTGCCAGCGGATATTTCAGCATATCATAAACATAGCCGCTGAAATTACTGTAATATGGTGTTGCCGGCATTGTCATACTGATATTAATGACCCTGTTCTGGGTTATCGCAAAGGATCTGTATTTGCCCACATAACCCTGTTTTGCTGCGCGTACATCTACATAGTAATTACTGCCATAATTAGCGGTTAAAGTTATATTTCCGGCAGCGTCTGAAGTTAATATTTTTTCACCTATCAGGGTTCCCAAGGTCGGTGTATCCTGATAAAACCCGAATATGGCCTTGGCTCCGCTGAGCGCTATTCCTCCGGCATCTTTTATATTTACCATAAATTGCAGCGCGTTTGTGGCGCCCGGTGGGAAACTGTTGTTTAGTAATAGTAATGTTCCCATATTTATAGTTCCGGTACTGGTCGGGAATCCTCCTACAACCGGCCCGTAAATATATGCGTTTTGTGTAACAACTATGCCCAGGCTGTTGGGTACAGGGGAGGCATAAATTGTCCAGATACCGCTGCTCATATTCAGGGTGCAGTTTCCGTTTATGTCAGTATTGGCAGTTATAATTTGGTCAGGGTTCATGTCATTTTGCTTGTTCGTCTGCCAGTTCTGAATAGTACTGGCGTTCGACTGCGGTACAGCGGTAATATAGTAGTTACCCAAAGTTTGATTAAACAGATCCATAAGTTGGCCCGAAGCTGTAATTGTTGGCTGGGCCATATTTATAGGACCGGACATAAAAAACATGTTCATGGAAGTCACCAGCCTGTCCCCGGTTACAGCATAGGACCCGAAGTCCCGTATATAGCCTGGGGCTGAAAAATTAATTTCCACATAATAATTACCCGCCAGATTATTGGTGATTGAAACGTTTCCCAGAGGATCGGCAACAGTAGTTAAAGTTTTTATCAAGGTGTCATTTGCCAGGTTTTTTATATTAAAAACAGCGGTCACCGGAGAAACCGGCAGCCCGGTCACGGATGCATAGTCCGTCACATTACTGCGAAATACAAAAGAATTAAGTCCGGGGTTCAGATCAATTTCTTTGATCGACAAGATCGTGTCCGGCATCATAAAAAAGTACATTATATACACATCCGGATCAATCAGGTTGAGAGACACTCCATTATTGGCAGTCGCACAATATACATACCAGTCTGTATCACCGGTTACAAACAGCTGATAAGCTCCTTCGACGTCAGAAGTGGTTATTACAGTATTAAAAGGTCCTATATCGGTTATCTTCGGGCTCGCACCAAGCCATGTTTGTACCGTGGCCATACTGGCAGTGGGCATTGCCGATACATTATAACTGCTGAGTCCGTTAAACAAATCATCGCAAATACTTCCTTTAATGGAATAAGCCAGATTTGTATCCTGCATAATTATAGAAGTGCTTATTGTTCTGTTTGTAGTAATCGCGTAAGCCAGATATTTTCCCACATAGCCATTTGCCAGGGTTCTTATTTCCACATAGTAATTACCGGCCAGATTAACATTGAACGAAACCTGACCCCCCGCATTTGAATATACGGTCTGTTCAGCCAGTAAGGTATTATTCGGCAGTGCGTTGTCCGCATAAAATCCCGCTATCAGCTTTACTCCGGACATAGGTGTTCCGCTCTGGTTTTGAATGTTAGCGTTAAAGTCGAAGGTATTGGCGGCAGTGAGAGAAAAAATAGAAAAAAACAAAACAGGTATAAATAACCTCTTGAATAAACTTTTATTAATCATGTTTTAAGAATAACAAACAATACAAATTGCTTTAACCTGAATATTCTACCATAAACTGACTTTTTTCCACCTATGTTGACTAGGCCCTTTACCCTGGCTCCTTAGCTCACGAGCTCTCAGCTTCGAACACCTCAGGGTGCAGGTCAAAATACAAAGTTTACCTGAACATTTCCCCCAGCTTGCCCACCGCTGCTTTTAAATCGATTCCTGTTCCAAAAAATCCGTTCCAGATATCGCCTTTTTCTTCCAGTCGTTTACACATATTTTTCATGGTAAATTTGGCCGGGCTCAGTTTGCTGTTCACTTCTTCCCAGAGCAGCGGCGCGGATACATGGGCTCCGGGCACAGGACGTACCGAATACACAGAAGCCATGGTCGCGCCCACTTTATTTTGCAGATAATCCAGATAAACTTTTTTGCGCCGCAACCCGGGCAAGCGCTCCAAACTGGTCATGTCCGGCAGCAGGGTGTTGACTCGCGTATTTACCAGATAAGCGAAATCCTGCGCCTGGCTGTAAGTGTATTTGCCGGCGAGAGGCACATAAATGTGCATTCCCGACGCGCCTGAGGTTTTGCAAAAGTTGGCCGCGCCGATATCGTCCAGTATTTTGTGGGTAGTCAGTACCGCTTCAGTTACCTTTTTAAAATCAACCTCCAGCGGATCAAAATCAAAGACCGCGTAATCCGGATTATCCAGCGATCCTGCCCTGGAATTCCAGATATTCAGGTCTATGCAGCCCAGATTTACCATGTAGAGCAGTGCCGCTTCGTTCTGGCACAGCATATAGCGTACAGGAGCTTCATCATGGTGGGAGGGTACGGTTACGGTTTTTATCCATTTCGGGGCGATTTTACCCATATTTTTCTGAAAAAAACTTTCTCCTTCTATACCTTCGGGATAGCGTTTCAGCGACTGCGGCCGGTCTTGGAGATAGGGCAGTATTACCTCTGCCATTGATTCATAATATTCCAGCAGCATTTTTTTGGTATATTTTTCTTTGGGCCAGTAGAGCTTATTCAGATGTGAGAGTTTGATTGTTTGTCCGTCAATTTGCAGTGTGGCATCCTTAGCTTTTGCAGGTAGTTTAGGTGATGCGCAGAGCAGGTGGTCATTATTTTTAATAACTTCGTCCGCTTTCTTGTCCGGGCGTAATCCTAAATACACCGGATGACGCAGCATTCCGTCCTTTGTTCGTTCCTGAAATTTTATCTGGCAGACCAGTCTGGGTTCAACCCATGTAGGCGACAGCAGTCCCGCTATTTTTTCCGAAAAAGGAGTAGTAGCGCGTATCAGCGGTTTCATGGTTTTATATAATTTGGCCAGAGTACTGTCAGTAAAGCCTGTACCTGCCAGACCTCTGAAAACCAGGTTTTGTTTTTCAAACTGGCCCAGTACCAGCGCGCCGAAATATTTTCTGCTGCCCTGAGGTTTGGTAAAACCGGCAATGATAAACTCGTCTTCTTTTTTGATTTTAAGTTTCAGCCAGTCACCACTGCGCAAACCCATACGGTAAGGGCTGGCCGAGTTCTTGGCGATAATTCCTTCCAGCCCCAGTTTTACAGCTTCTTTAAACATGGCTTTGCCTGCTTTTTCAATATGACCGTTGAGGCGTATTGTTTCGGATACAGGAAGCACTTTGCTGAGGATTTCAAAGCGCTGTTTCAGCGGCAGGGCCGTAAGCTTATGTCCGCGGTAATATAAAATATCAAATACATAATAGACGGGCGCTGTTCCTTTATGAATATCCTGCAGGGCCTGAAAATGTGAGATTCCCTTTTCATCCAGCGCCACAATTTCACCGTCCAGTATCAATTGGCCGGGAACAGCTGTCAGAGCCTCCACGACTTCAGGGAACTTTTCATTTAATAAAATATTGTTTCTGGAATAAAGTTTCACTGCTCCGTCTTGGATATCTGCCATTACTCTGAAACCGTCCCATTTGATTTCAAACCACCAGCCATCTCTGTCAAAGGGCTTTTCATCAAGCTGGGCCAGCATCGGGGACAAATCAGCCGGAGCCGGAGCAAGCGGCGCGTCATAAAGTTCGATATCAACCTGTTCAGCCTTAACTGTTTTTTTAATGAACAGCCAGTTTTTGTTGTCTTTGCTTTTCATACGTATCAGCGTAAATTTGCCCCGGATAGTGTCACCGGATAAATAAAAATCCAGATGTCCCTTTTTTAACCCGGCCCTGACCAGCTTTTCATTTTCAGCCTTATTCAGTTCAGGATTTACTGAGTAGGTACCATGCGCCCAAATTTCTACGGTTCCGGCCCCATATTCTCCTTTGGGTATTTCTCCGCTAAACTGAGCGTATTCCAGCGGATGGTCTTCCACTTCTACCGCCAGATGGCTTTTATCTGTCGGCAGGCCTTTGGGTACGGCCCAGCTTTTCAGTACTCCGTCCAGTTCCAGGCGCAGGTCAAAATGCAGATTGCGAGCCTCATGTCGCTGGATAACAAAAATTAATTTCTCATTTTTTTTAGCAGGGCTTTTTTTAGCAGAAGGTTCGGGAGTGACTGAAAATTTTCTTTTTGCAGCGTATTTTTTCAGGGCCATTATTTGCCCGCATGCACCAGTTCAAGGCTTTCCTGTAGTTTCACCAGCAGGTCAGGGGCCTTGGTGGCTATAATCGGTTCTTTTTCAAGGTGATAGATTTTTTTGCCTTTTATTTTTTGCTGCACTATAGCATGTATGGATTCCGCATACGGGTCTTTGTATTTTTCAGGTTTAAAATGTCCGGCCAGCTGCTTGATTAATTGGTCAGCCAGCTTTGCTTCCGCGGCTGTTGCCTTTACTTTTTCCGGCAATGCCAGCTCTTTTCTGTTCCTGATAGTATGCGCGTAACGTAGTTGGTTCAAAACTATCAAATCATCTTCAACGCTCAACACTCCCAGATGTTCTTTCGTTTTCATCATAAATCTGGCCACTCCTGCTTTTCCCGATTTTTTAAGCGCTTCTCTGAACAGCGCGTAAATTTTTTGTCCGGGTTTGGTCGGTTCCAGAAAATATGGTTTTTCATAAAGCATGGGATCAATTTCTGATGGGTCCGTGAAAAGAAAAACTTCTATGGTTTGACTTAGTTTGGGATTTAATTTTTTAAAATCCTCTTCATCCAGCACCACATAATCGCCTTTTTCATA is a window of Candidatus Margulisiibacteriota bacterium DNA encoding:
- the ligD gene encoding DNA ligase D translates to MALKKYAAKRKFSVTPEPSAKKSPAKKNEKLIFVIQRHEARNLHFDLRLELDGVLKSWAVPKGLPTDKSHLAVEVEDHPLEYAQFSGEIPKGEYGAGTVEIWAHGTYSVNPELNKAENEKLVRAGLKKGHLDFYLSGDTIRGKFTLIRMKSKDNKNWLFIKKTVKAEQVDIELYDAPLAPAPADLSPMLAQLDEKPFDRDGWWFEIKWDGFRVMADIQDGAVKLYSRNNILLNEKFPEVVEALTAVPGQLILDGEIVALDEKGISHFQALQDIHKGTAPVYYVFDILYYRGHKLTALPLKQRFEILSKVLPVSETIRLNGHIEKAGKAMFKEAVKLGLEGIIAKNSASPYRMGLRSGDWLKLKIKKEDEFIIAGFTKPQGSRKYFGALVLGQFEKQNLVFRGLAGTGFTDSTLAKLYKTMKPLIRATTPFSEKIAGLLSPTWVEPRLVCQIKFQERTKDGMLRHPVYLGLRPDKKADEVIKNNDHLLCASPKLPAKAKDATLQIDGQTIKLSHLNKLYWPKEKYTKKMLLEYYESMAEVILPYLQDRPQSLKRYPEGIEGESFFQKNMGKIAPKWIKTVTVPSHHDEAPVRYMLCQNEAALLYMVNLGCIDLNIWNSRAGSLDNPDYAVFDFDPLEVDFKKVTEAVLTTHKILDDIGAANFCKTSGASGMHIYVPLAGKYTYSQAQDFAYLVNTRVNTLLPDMTSLERLPGLRRKKVYLDYLQNKVGATMASVYSVRPVPGAHVSAPLLWEEVNSKLSPAKFTMKNMCKRLEEKGDIWNGFFGTGIDLKAAVGKLGEMFR
- a CDS encoding Ku protein encodes the protein MHAIWSGLITFGLVNIPVALYSGSEEREIKLELLHKKDLSPIKYVRYCKEDGKEVPYQDIVRGYQYEKGDYVVLDEEDFKKLNPKLSQTIEVFLFTDPSEIDPMLYEKPYFLEPTKPGQKIYALFREALKKSGKAGVARFMMKTKEHLGVLSVEDDLIVLNQLRYAHTIRNRKELALPEKVKATAAEAKLADQLIKQLAGHFKPEKYKDPYAESIHAIVQQKIKGKKIYHLEKEPIIATKAPDLLVKLQESLELVHAGK
- a CDS encoding thioredoxin family protein is translated as TEMNKIMEFGVMATPALVVDGVVKSMGKLLSPEDIKKLIL